gtagtactgtggcaccttaaagactaacaaatttatttgggcataagcttttgtgggctggaACCACTTCTGACTaccatggctatccctctgaaacTTGTCACCATGCAAGGTACTGAATTTAGCCATATGAATTGGAAATCCATCagcttcatgaaaaaactcgcaAAGTGGGTTCCAGTCCACAAAAGCTTacccccaaataaatgtgttagtctttaaggtgccacaggactcctcgttatatttgaaaatgtagaaaacatccaaaaatatttaaataaatggtattctattatggtttaacagcacgattaatcacgattaattttttaatcgcttcacAGCCCTATTTAAACTCCTCTTATTCTCCCATGTTACACTTTATTCCCATTGTTCGGATTAAACAGTGTTTTGGTTCAAGGAGGCTGGCTGGTCACTCATCTCACCACTAGTCACAGCCTCCCAGAGGGAAAAACGACAGGTGCCGAACCCACTCGGACCTGCTGGgcaagcacagtcaacctgcagtgtgctggagcccagggcacaGTCTGAGGGTGAGAGGATCGTGGGATTCCATCCCATGAGAAGGAAGggtagaggtcaccaaatgaagttaataggtagcaagtttgaaacaaacaaaagaaagtactttttcacacaatgaacagtcagcctgtggaactcattgccaagggatgttgtgaaggccaaaagtataactggttcgagaaaaaaaattagataagttcctggaggttaggtccatcagtggtgatcagccaagatgggcagggatgtagctccatgctctgggtttcTCTGAACCTCTGACTTCGAGAAGCTGGGAGCAGACAACagcagatggatcactcaataattgcccagttctcttcatttcctctgaagcgtCTGCACCgaacactgtcagaagacaggacactgggctacatggacaattggtctgacccaatatggccttTGTTATGTTCTTCATTTGTGCCACTGATACATGAGCTGCTCCAGATAAGCCGTTTCCAGCGCCACCCTCTGTTATAGAGCTGGCGTAGCCACCCTAGCAGAGGACCAGGGACTGCTCAGTATGGGAGACCGATGTGGGGCTAGTGATGCCATGTAGGGGTGTGGTCCTGTAGCACCAGGCACAGAGGATCATGGTTTCAGCTAGAGCTGGGCTGGAAAACAgagttttttcccccatgaaaaaTTGTGacccaaactgaaatgtttccttttcatccATGTTTCGGGGTGAGTTTTCATAAAAAATGGATCACTTTTCTCCGTACGCTCAGCTGCCATGATGCTTCCCAGCTGCAGGTGCCTGGATCCCCAAGAGAAATTGGAGGCTTTTCATCTGCCTCTTCCTCGTAACGTAAATGAAGGTTGCACTGACGGAGTTTATGGCTGCACTCTGGGTATGGAAAGGTTGACACCTCCCGACCAGTCTACGGCTGGGGTATTGTGCCCATCAACTACTCTAACCAgccttcccatctctgtgcagcccccTCCACCCTGTACAAGGCCCCTTCAGCAGATCCTGCGGACAGTGGTTGCTTTGACAGGCCCTGGTAGCAAATTTCTGATGAGCCTGTGCTAGCAAGGAGCTGGAGAGGGCCCTAGAGCAGTTGTGGAGACCcagagattgggggtggggggcctaGGTACCAGTGAATCACTGAGATCTGTGGATAACTTTGGGAATCTAGGGATCCTGGGTTCCTCTTTTCATTCCTCAGGGAGAAGTGAAGGGACCTCCCTTCATGGAACGATCCGAAGGAAATTTCCCTGTAGGGAGCCTTGTGAAATCTCCCCTCCCTGGCCTACACCCTTGGTTTGTAATGCAGGaaagggggctgccagggagAATTCTGgtcctatattattattatattatattttattttatttcagcaagaCCACAGCTGTGACAGCATCATCGTTATCACTCAGAGACCCTCGAGGTAGCCAGGTGACTAATCAGAACAATAGGAACAATGATGACAAGCCCGGATTCCAAAAATAGAGCCTGCAGCAGGCCTTGAGCTACAGTCCACTTGAGCAGCATCACCCCACATCCCCTGTGATTTGGcctcctgcagtttgccattggccGTGACGGGGGTTAAAGCTGGTGCACACTAAGCCAAGAAGCTGAGGTTCCCTGATGGCCAAAAGGCCCCCAAAGGAATATGCAAACATGCTTCATAAAGACAGTTGCCTCCCTAtctgaacagatactgcctgcAGCCTGTTTAACCTCTCCGATGACTCCTTGTCCTTTAGGGTGAAGACCCTGGTGTCAGTGGCTCCCcttctagcaggaattgggtacgttggcaggtttcactagctttaaaatgcaaagtaaaggggaaaggctgcacgctgtttacatttgcagatgcTTTGTGCAGCGGCAGAGGACTCATCTGGGCTGTCAGGGTGACTTAGTGACggggctggagggcaggcagCACTAGGTAACTTGGGAACCCCTCCCCTACATCTGCCCATGCTTCATGGTGGGTTGTTTAAACTACACAGAAACCTGACATTCAAAGCGAGCTCAGAGTGTTAAAACCCTGATGCCCTGAGTCAGGATTTCTCAAGGGCTCCCATTTCTAGAAGTGCCGTGTGCTCTGGGCCCAATCTTGCCAGGCGATGAGGGAGAGAAGACACCATAGAATAGCAGTGACTAGTTCCCGAATCACCTCAGGTTTATTTGCTCCTGAAAATTTAATCAGCAAATGCATTTTCAACAGTTTTATTCTCTGGCTCAATTGTGAACACAGGAATTCAGAGCCATGTTGCTCTCTGGTAACAGGTCCAATACGgcatatttctgtttcctgactggctgAGGGCTCCAGAATTTCTGCCCTGTAGATACCCCTCAGAGTTCCAGGGCTACTGGCATCTCTACCCCCGTCTGGTCTCCAAGTGCCAGAGGTCAGACCTTGTAGCCTTCCCTCTCATGGGGTGGAGTCCCGCGATCCTCCCAACCTCAGACTGGGCTCTGGGCTACAGCACAGTGTGAGTCGAATGTGCTTGCTGAGCAGGTCCGAGTGCGTTCGGCTCCTGTGTGTCTTCCCTTTGGGAGTCCGTGAATAGTGGTGAGACGAGTGACCAGCCAGCCTTATTGAACCAAAATACTGTTTAATCTGAACAGTCGGAATAAAGAGTAACATGGGAGAATAATCATTTACAAAGTACGGAACtacaacctagatgaagctactataaggtgggtacataactggctggaaaagCATTCCCAGAacgtagttatcaatggttcacagtcaggatggaaaggcataacaagcgGGGTTCCGCAGGGTTCAGTTCTAGatggcatagagaggacacttataaaatttgcagattataccaagctgggaggggttgcaaatgctttggaggatagtattataatttaaaatgatccagacaaactggagaaatggtctgaggtaaacaggatgaaattcaataaggacaaatgcaaagtactccatttaggaaggaacaatcagttgcacatatacaaaatggaaaatgactgcctaggaaggagtactggaaaaagggatttgggggtcatagtggaccacaagctaaatatgagttaacagtgtaacactgttgcaaaaaaaaaaaaaaaaaaaaaaaaaaaacgaacatccttctgggatgtattagcaggagtgttgaaagcaagacatgagaagtaattcttgcgctctactccgtgctgattaggcctcaaatggagtattgtgtccagttctgggcaccactgttcaggaaagatttggataaaactggaaaaattccaggggagagcaacaaaaatgattacagttctagaaaacatggtctatgagggaaaattgaaagaactgggtttgtttagtctggaaagagaagacagagacgGGACATACCATGCGTGTAGggcactggacttgatgacctcttgaggatCCTTCCAGACctatgcttctatgattctatgaataagaGGGTTTTCAAACAACAGTCTGTACATGTCTCTGACCCCAAGCCTTCCCATTCTGACAGGGACCCAGGCAAGCCAAGGTCCTTCAGACTTCCCCAGTGCTGTCTGTGCTTCTCTGAAGAGCTTCTCAGCAACAACTGCCCCATCTCTGGACAGACTCCCAGCACTGGCAAAACAAGTTGTGTAACGAGGCTGGAGCCCGGAAATAGGCTCTTCGCAGCTTGTAGCTCCAGAGTTGTCTCTGAGCTTCCCTGAAGTGGTTACTGAGAGATGACTACTTTCCTGTGGGAAATGAAGTTCCATTTCCATGAATACTCATGCATTTGACTTTGAAATCCACTTCCTGCAAACCCTCATCGTGCCTGAATAACAGGTGCTGGGGTTACTATGTACTAGAGAGTGAGAGCTCCGGGAATGAATATTTTCTATACTGATCCCAATGCCTGTTACCACACCGGATACAGGCTACAGACTGACAGAACAGAACCTGAGGAGAACCAGTCAGCTACTAACCCAGGGACAGGGGACCTACTAGACAAGTGCTGACAAGTGACTGGACTGAGGTCTGAGATGCTGGGATCTTTTCAGGTTCCAAAGAAATCCAGATGACAGAGGCTACGTTTTAAGTCCCACTCTAacctgagaaatcatctctgaaagaTGAGGGAAAATAATGGGTTCGCATCTGTGCACTAGAGTACAAATGTGTAAATGATATGCCAGAACTTttcattgtaatacaaatattacaaacTAAACTTTCATGAATTGCTTGGATATCAAAAGCCAGCAGCAGAAGTCCTGGAATCTCTTCTGGAGGGAGCAGTGGTAACTTTACTTCTTAATGGCTTTTGCTTTAGAAAGTATTTCAGAAGTACtcaaaatactgtgtgcaatgGGTTTGTGCTATTAACTCTTTGTTCAGTGAACAGTATGATACTGTATCCTGGTAACTAACTAAAAGCTGTTTCGAAAATTTACATTCAGGGTCATGCATTCAATAAATCTTCAATACATGTGCAAGATTTACCAAAAAGTCTTAAGAGAACAGAAGCGCTGGTCTGTGTTTCAGCAAAGAGAAGAGCTGAGGTGCAGCAAAGGGGAGTGGTAGAGTGGATGATGTATATAATTTTCGCCCATCACCTGTTACGTGAGCATGGTTGTAGTAACTTGCACACTCAACTGGATATTAGTGAAAATATGCTGTTTGCACTATTCACCCATTTCTGACACtaacccctcccctgcccagctgtAGTAATTGTCTCTGTTAGCTTGTAAATTGCCAAATATCTACAGACACTTCCATGGGGAGAGGATACAGGTCCTGTGAGGATGAAGAGAAGCCGGTAGAATTACCAAACTCTCTGGATTCAGTCAACTCGGGGCAGGCAAAGCACTTCGGCTTCTCTTGGAGGGATTCCTGGGTGTCAGGGTGTATCACCGGGAGCATTTGGTAAGGGAAACTTAATAGAGCCTGGTTCTGATCGAATTTacacatgtaaatctggagtgatgcTGTTGAAGTCAATTTTATAACTCTCAGGAGTGGAGAAAATAAGTATCTacctatctatatatctatctaaTGAGGCAATGAAACATGTTTATAAATAGCTTCAATGGGGGAAAGATAAATGCAATGACCGTTTTCACCATGCTCTTGCAATGTGATTACCCACGTCATGATACAGTGGGCCAAACTCAGAAGTGGAGGGCTAGAAAGATGTGGGAAGGTCACAACTGTAAAATCACACAGTGCTCAAGTAGGCTGTGGAACTCCCAGCCACAAGGTATCCAGAGTGGAAgcgcttagcaggattcaaagaggGCCTGGATGTTTATATGGGTAACCAGAAAATCCAGTTACAGTAGTGAGGATATTTTTGAAAAAGTCTTGAAGGGCTGTAAAGCTTCCCGATTTACAGCACAAAATACATCTAACTAGTGGGTGTCGGGGGAAACTTTCCCTAGGAGCAGGTTATCTCATAGGTGCCTATTGCAGGACTTCTTCCACCTTCCTCcgaagcatctggaactggccactggtTACTGAGCTAAATGGACCGTAGctttgatccagtctggcagtgccTATCTTCCTATCCGTGATGTAAATCCAAGACTAGGTTTTTGCTCATCTTCCTTGAGCTCCTGGGAGTCTCTAGACTTGCACTGAGAGCAGAAAGGCGTCTTGTTAAATATCAGCtaatctccttttctttctcctttcaggAAGGAGAATTCTGAACTCCTGGGACCTGCCCAGGAcattatgtcagctgtcaatgacaccaaCTTCAACTCTGCAGTGTTCCTTCTAACcgggatacctgggcaggaagaCGTCCATCTCTGGATCTCTATCCCCTTCTGCTTCATGTATGTTATTTCAATAGTAGGAAATTCTGTCATTCTGTTCATTGTAAAAAAAGATgcaagcctccatgagcccatgtacattttcctttccatgttggccgTCACAGACCTTGGCTTATCAATAGCCACCATGCCTACAATACTGGGCGTATTCTTGTTTAACTCTAGGAGAATCAGCCTTGATGCCTGTTttgcccagctgttcttcatccactcACTTTCGTTCATTGAATCCTCCGTGCtcttgttgatggcctttgaccgcttTGTCGCAATCCGTGACCCGCTGAGATATGCTTCTGTCTTAACTCCACCAAGAATAGCTAAAATGGGACTGGTGTTTATGTTAAGATCAGTGGCCCTAATATTCCCACTCCCCTTTCTCCTGAAACGGTTCCGATACTGTCGAGccaatgtcctctcccattcctactgcctGCACCAGGAGGTCATGAAGATGGCTTGTTCAGACATCACAGTCAACAGTGTCTATGGCTTGTTCATAATTGTCTTCACAGTGGGGTTGGACTCATTGCTCATTTTtctctcttatgtgatgatcctcaaaacagtgctgagcatcGCGTCCCGCGCAGAGCGCCTCAGGGCCCTAAACACCTGCGTCTCCCACCTCTGCGCCGTCCTGGTCTTCTATACATCATTGATCAGCCTGGCTGTGATACACAGGTTTGGGAATAGCTCTTCTCACTTGCTTCAGATTTTCGTGGGCTACGTCTACATGCTGGTCCCGCCCCTGATTAATCCAATCGTGTACAGcatgaaaagcaaacaccttcgtgCGAGGATAATCAGGGTGTTCATCAGGTGATGGATCAGTTCATCACCTGGCTCCAGCGCTGGTGATATGGGAGATGAAAAACACAAGGAATGGCAACAGCCACTTATTCCATCCTGGATCCTATTCCCCTTAGgcccctccctctttccccatctcctccctgcaTCCCTACCCCTACTACTCCCCTTTACCCAAGGCTCTGCCACCTCTGCAGGCAGGAAACCCAACCCTGACCCCAGGaagcagggcagtggggggttCCCGAGTAAGGGATGAGAATGGGACCAGAGAGTAGGAAAGCCTGTGTTTTGGAGAAGAATGAATAAATGCGGCCCCACAAAGATGGCTTTTGTTTTAAGTATCCCAGGCTGAGAGTAAGTCTTTGCAAGGACCTTACAGGGAAGGGCAGCATCTCTCTGAGCCTCTTCACAGGTCaataatagccctgccctgaCTCACAGTGGTGGCGgcgggaggataaatacatgcaAGGTGCACAAATACTCTGAGACCCTAAGATCAGGGCTGTGTCAGGGTTCCACAGAGCAACACCTCTAACCTTAGCCTATAAAAGGCTTCTTACCACAGCCTCCTGTGACAGCTGGCTTCTGGGAAGCCCCATGACTCCGATCCCTTGGTGTCTCTGGCAGATGTGAGAGTGCTCGGGGTGACAGTGAGGGATAGGTTGTGGATTTCTGAGGGAGTGTTGGAGCATCACGGGATTGCTGGGAGTTTCAGTTCAGTCACCGGACCAGTGTTTGCCGGCCATTGAGGCTGAATGAGTCTAACTGCCAAACTATGGATCAACAGCCATGGGGGCCTCACCTTAGATGGTCTGGCTGGGAGAAAGCAGTCTGAGGACAATGGTCAGCTTCACACATTGGCCCTGTAACACAGACACAGCTAAGCACTATGGTGACTGGGTCCAGGCTCACACAGGTTTCAGCAAAGGCTGCTTCCACAAGAAAGGGGCAAACAGAGGGGAAGATGCTCTGAGAAACACAGGAAAACTAGGATGGATTCAAAGAGCTCCTTGGCTTCTCAAAAGAATGTAAGTTGGGCCAGTTCTGTTCCTGTATCTCCAGAGCAAAACCTGTCTAACTTAGCTTGTAGTGAGACGTGAGATGGATGAGCGCAGATGTCTGACAGCTGCttggtatttaaaaaatattttctctaatcCTTTGTGCTGTTTGCTAATGAACTTTGTTTTAAGGAGGTCTGGTCACAAGCACCCAAAGGGAAGAGACTGATGTGTCTTGTCAGACCTGCTTGGTGATAAGCATTTAGCATAGATGGGGTGTTGTTCCCAGCTCAAAGCATGGGACAATTGTGAGATTTCCCCCAAGACAGGAAAggacctggtttagagggtaGAGAGACCATATATCCCAGTTTTACTGTGATGATCCAATTCTTCTTGTCCAGCGTCTATCCTTGTTAAGTGTCTATCAACATTCAGAGGAGCAACTTGTTCAAGTTGCAGCCAAGATAatgatttaaggccagaaagagacATTACATAAACTAGTCCAGAGGTTCTCACTTGGGGGGAGGGTTCTCACCCCTCCGGGGGTGAGAAATGTATTTGTGGAGGTGTGTGAGAAGCTTTAGGGAAAAAACTTTACTGTGCACATTTTCCACACAGCAACGAATAATTAGCAAAGCTGGTTGCTCCAGACAGATCCAGTCATCAGATGGTGCTGTGGATTTGACTAGGTGGCACTGTGCATTTTCATGGTTTTCTACTTCAGCTTGAACAGCATTATACAAAGTTTTTGCCATCGGTTCGTGGCTCCGTTTGCTACGGCGCGGTGTGCACATTTCATTGTAAGCACGGATCACAAATGCATTTCTGCTTTTGCTCTTATTCCAATGGATCATTGGCTCGTTCATGCAACAGAAAAAATCCAACTCCACTGAATGAAGTGAAGCATTACCACGGCATAGACCAGTATATGCATTTGTATGGTGGGGCGGGGAATGGGGACATAAACTCTCACAGACACAAAGAGAAGAGGGcgtgatcaaataagtttgagaatcattgatctagtctgacctcctgtatatcacaggctgcAGAAATACATCCATTTATCCCCATATTGAATTTTTTCCACTGGTTAAGTGCCCTCGCTGTTAaaaaatgtgtgcctcatttccaattttaatttgtctggcttcaatttccagccaaaGGTTCTTGTTTTACCTTTCGctgatagattaaagagcccatcaGTAGCTGGTTTTTTTGTTCCTGTGAAAGTGCTTGTCCACTGTCATCAAGTCAGCTCTCAGTCTTCCCCACTTCTACCCACTACACCTCTGTTTGTAGAGCCAAGGGTAAGCTGtaaatgacagaggaggagaaagacctgtgtGTATTAGTCAGTCCCATGATGGCTGTGAGCCACTGATGCGATGCTGCTGTGAACAAGGCAGATGAGATCCTAAAATGTCTCAGGAGAGATAGGGAAGTTGTTAATATccttatacaaggcactgatgagaccttcTCTGGCAAACTGTGTAAAATTCTGGTCACGTGTATTCCAGAAAGAAGAATTCAGGCTGGGACAGGTGCggagaagggctgctaggatgtTGAGGGCAATGGAGGGCCTGGCTCAcgaggagactgaaagagcttggctAGTTTATCCTAATACAAGGCAGTCTGAGTGGGGTCAGATTGCTGTCTGAATACATCATGGGGAGGGTAAACACCAGGGAAGGAGATGAGGTCCTGAAGCTGAAGCACAGTGTTGGCAAAAGAAAAAACAGGGAGAAACTGTCCAGTAGTAAACTAAGGCTGGAAAGGAGAAGGAAGTTTCTGACCATCCAAGGAGGGAGGTTCTTGAACAGCCTCCCAACAGGAGCAGTGCAGGGTGGGGCAAACAATCCAGCTCATTTTAAATTGGAGCATACACAGGCGTACATAACGGATGATATCCTGTGGTCACAGTTGCCTGCcatagcaggggactgggctcATTGACCAAGGATGTTCCTTCCAGGCCTATGTGCCTGTAAgcagtctgaatgagctctcccctgacatctggtggtgagctgtggaaaaggacttcaggggctgatctcatttgcatgggcacatCCACCCTGCCttggtgctcagcatgatgggattggtGCCCtcaatggtcactttggctgctgtgggatccccagtctcttgttattggggcagggatAATAAAGCATCGTCATACTGGTTGTGTTTACGAAGGACaatagaactgtacttggcatttttcaATTGAGGGACTCACCGTCAGCTGAACAGCACTCACTAgacaggggacatgggttccaaagacAAAGATAAAAAAGCTAATTTAGAGTctgttaaaaagcaacagagagtcagatgaagtgggtatttacccctagaagcttatgctctgatacatctgttagtcttaaaggtgccacaggactcttggttgctttttacagatctaaactaacatggctactcctctgatacttagaTTCTATTGAAAGTCTTGTTACATGCNNNNNNNNNNNNNNNNNNNNNNNNNNNNNNNNNNNNNNNNNNNNNNNNNNNNNNNNNNNNNNNNNNNNNNNNNNNNNNNNNNNNNNNNNNNNNNNNNNNNNNNNNNNNNNNNNNNNNNNNNNNNNNNNNNNNNNNNNNNNNNNNNNNNNNNNNNNNNNNNNNNNNNNNNNNNNNNNNNNNNNNNNNNNNNNNNNNNNNNNNNNNNNNNNNNNNNNNNNNNNNNNNNNNNNNNNNNNNNNNNNNNNNNNNNNNNNNNNNNNNNNNNNNNNNNNNNNNNNNNNNNNNNNNNNNNNNNNNNNNNNNNNNNNNNNNNNNNNNNNNNNNNNNNNNNNNNNNNNNNNNNNNNNNNNNNNNNNNNNNNNNNNNNNNNNNNNNNNNNNNNNNNNNNNNNNNNNNNNNNNNNNNNNNNNNNNNNNNNNNNNNNNNNNNNNNNNNNNNNNNNNNNNNNNNNNNNNNNNNNNNNNNNNNNNNNNNNNNNNNNNNNNNNNNNNNNNNNNNNNNNNNNNNNNNNNNNNNNNNNNNNNNNNNNNNNNNNNNNNNNNNNNNNNNNNNNNNNNNNNNNNNNNNNNNNNNNNNNNNNNNNNNNNNNNNNNNNNNNNNNNNNNNNNNNNNNNNNNNNNNNNNNNNNNNNNNNNNNNNNNNNNNNNNNNNNNNNNNNNNNNNNNNNNNNNNNNNNNNNNNNNNNNNNNNNNNNNNNNNNNNNNNNNNNNNNNNNNNNNNNNNNNNNNNNNNNNNNNNNNNNNNNNNNNNNNNNNNNNNNNNNNNNNNNNNNNNNNNNNNNNNNNNNNNNNNNNNNNNNNNNNNNNNNNNNNNNNNNNNNNNNNNNNNNNNNNNNNNNNNNNNNNNNNNNNNNNNNNNNNNNNNNNNNNNNNNNNNNNNNNNNNNNNNNNNNNNNNNNNNNNNNNNNNNNNNNNNNNNNNNNNNNNNNNNNNNNNNNNNNNNNNNNNNNNNNNNNNNNNNNNNNNNNNNNNNNNNNNNNNNNNNNNNNNNNNNNNNNNNNNNNNNNNNNNNNNNNNNNNNNNNNNNNNNNNNNNNNNNNNNNNNNNNNNNNNNNNNNNNNNNNNNNNNNNNNNNNNNNNNNNNNNNNNNNNNNNNNNNNNNNNNNNNNNNNNNNNNNNNNNNNNNNNNNNNNNNNNNNNNNNNNNNNNNNNNNNNNNNNNNNNNNNNNNNNNNNNNNNNNNNNNNNNNNNNNNNNNNNNNNNNNNNNNNNNNNNNNNNNNNNNNNNNNNNNNNNNNNNNNNNNNNNNNNNNNNNNNNNNNNNNNNNNNNNNNNNNNNNNNNNNNNNNNNNNNNNNNNNNNNNNNNNNNNNNNNNNNNNNNNNNNNNNNNNNNNNNNNNNNNNNNNNNNNNNNNNNNNNNNNNNNNNNNNNNNNNNNNNNNNNNNNNNNNNNNNNNNNNNNNNNNNNNNNNNNNNNNNNNNNNNNNNNNNNNNNNNNNNNNNNNNNNNNNNNNNNNNNNNNNNNNNNNNNNNNNNNNNNNNNNNNNNNNNNNNNNNNNNNNNNNNNNNNNNNNNNNNNNNNNNNNNNNNNNNNNNNNNNNNNNNNNNNNNNNNNNNNNNNNNNNNNNNNNNNNNNNNNNNNNNNNNNNNNNNNNNNNNNNNNNNNNNNNNNNNNNNNNNNNNNNNNNNNNNNNNNNNNNNNNNNNNNNNNNNNNNNNNNNNNNNNNNNNNNNNNNNNNNNNNNNNNNNNNNNNNNNNNNNNNNNNNNNNNNNNNNNNNNNNNNNNNNNNNNNNNNNNNNNNNNNNNNNNNNNNNNNNNNNNNNNNNNNNNNNNNNNNNNNNNNNNNNNNNNNNNNNNNNNNNNNNNNNNNNNNNNNNNNNNNNNNNNNNNNNNNNNNNNNNNNNNNNNNNNNNNNNNNNNNNNNNNNNNNNNNNNNNNNNNNNNNNNNNNNNNNNNNNNNNNNNNNNNNNNNNNNNNNNNNNNNNNNNNNNNNNNNNNNNNNNNNNNNNNNNNNNNNNNNNNNNNNNNNNNNNNNNNNNNNNNNNNNNNNNNNNNNNNNNNNNNNNNNNNNNNNNNNNNNNNNNNNNNNNNNNNNNNNNNNNNNNNNNNNNNNNNNNNNNNNNNNNNNNNNNNNNNNNNNNNNNNNNNNNNNNNNNNNNNNNNNNNNNNNNNNNNNNNNNNNNNNNNNNNNNNNNNNNNNNNNNNNNNNNNNNNNNNNNNNNNNNNNNNNNNNNNNNNNNNNNNNNNNNNNNNNNNNNNNNNNNNNNNNNNNNNNNNNNNNNNNNNNNNNNNNNNNNNNNNNNNNNNNNNNNNNNNNNNNNNNNNNNNNNNNNNNNNNNNNNNNNNNNNNNNNNNNNNNNNNNNNNNNNNNNNNNNNNNNNNNNNNNNNNNNNNNNNNNNNNNNNNNNNNNNNNNNNNNNNNNNNNNNNNNNNNNNNNNNNNNNNNNNNNNNNNNNNNNNNNNNNNNNNNNNNNNNNNNNNNNNNNNNNNNNNNNNNNNNNNNNNNNNNNNNNNNNNNNNNNNNNNNNNNNNNNNNNNNNNNNNNNNNNNNNNNNNNNNNNNNNNNNNNNNNNNNNNNNNNNNNNNNNNNNNNNNNNNNNNNNNNNNNNNNNNNNNNNNNNNNNNNNNNNNNNNNNNNNNNNNNNNNNNNNNNNNNNNNNNNNNNNNNNNNNNNNNNNNNNNNNNNNNNNNNNNNNNNNNNNNNNNNNNNNNNNNNNNNNN
The DNA window shown above is from Trachemys scripta elegans isolate TJP31775 chromosome 1, CAS_Tse_1.0, whole genome shotgun sequence and carries:
- the LOC117872049 gene encoding olfactory receptor 51G2-like, yielding MSAVNDTNFNSAVFLLTGIPGQEDVHLWISIPFCFMYVISIVGNSVILFIVKKDASLHEPMYIFLSMLAVTDLGLSIATMPTILGVFLFNSRRISLDACFAQLFFIHSLSFIESSVLLLMAFDRFVAIRDPLRYASVLTPPRIAKMGLVFMLRSVALIFPLPFLLKRFRYCRANVLSHSYCLHQEVMKMACSDITVNSVYGLFIIVFTVGLDSLLIFLSYVMILKTVLSIASRAERLRALNTCVSHLCAVLVFYTSLISLAVIHRFGNSSSHLLQIFVGYVYMLVPPLINPIVYSMKSKHLRARIIRVFIR